The following are encoded in a window of uncultured Sphaerochaeta sp. genomic DNA:
- the lspA gene encoding signal peptidase II, with product MAQKDTSRFIPLILTLAIIASDQLSKAWVVATIPENTIGFRYLGDFLAIVHVRNTAIAFSMGDGLPIAVKLLFFIIVPVILVIAVCVVYFSRKIHLSVFQRWVLALFLGGGTGNLIDRIFRGFRVVDFISVKVYGFLGFERWPTWNIADASLVVSGILLAASLLLENTETKEDNNV from the coding sequence ATGGCACAGAAAGATACCAGCAGATTCATCCCGCTCATCTTGACCCTTGCGATCATTGCTTCTGACCAACTCAGCAAGGCGTGGGTGGTCGCCACCATCCCAGAGAACACAATAGGGTTTCGCTATCTTGGTGATTTCCTTGCGATTGTACATGTACGCAATACTGCTATTGCTTTCAGTATGGGGGATGGGCTTCCGATTGCTGTAAAGTTGCTGTTCTTCATCATCGTGCCAGTGATTTTGGTTATTGCGGTATGTGTTGTATACTTTTCACGGAAGATTCATCTTTCCGTTTTTCAGAGGTGGGTGCTTGCGCTCTTCCTGGGTGGCGGAACGGGGAATTTGATCGACCGAATTTTTAGGGGTTTTCGGGTAGTGGATTTTATCAGTGTAAAGGTCTATGGATTCCTTGGGTTTGAGCGATGGCCAACCTGGAACATTGCTGACGCTTCACTAGTTGTCAGTGGAATCCTCCTTGCCGCTAGTCTGCTCCTTGAAAACACCGAAACGAAGGAAGATAACAATGTCTAA